A part of Caldicellulosiruptor owensensis OL genomic DNA contains:
- a CDS encoding THUMP domain-containing class I SAM-dependent RNA methyltransferase, with translation MIELFIATPLGTESVAKEELIKLGYKNLKVENGRIFVSAELEDIPKLNINLRTPNRVFAILNKFKAQTFDELFDGVYSYSWHEILPKDAKILVTGRTEKSKLFSIRACQAITKKAIVEKLKSKYNVNLLEETGQLFKIEIAMINDWAYLLFDTTGDSLHKRGYRKLISKAPLKENIAATLVMLAKWQDTEEVFWDPFCGSGTIAIEAAMIARNIAPGINRTFLAERNGFISQQEWKRTRLEAIERIDYQKKFEILSSDIDESMVYIAKTNAKEIGVDKDIRFFRADARKIKKSSEKGIIITNPPYGERIDDIDIFELYRDFGRCLKTFDNWRFFVLSAYSKIEKAFGKKADKNRKIYNGKIKTYFYFYFTL, from the coding sequence GTGATAGAACTTTTTATTGCAACACCTTTAGGTACAGAGTCGGTTGCAAAAGAAGAGTTGATAAAGCTGGGATATAAAAATTTAAAAGTTGAAAATGGAAGGATTTTTGTGTCAGCTGAGCTTGAAGACATTCCAAAACTCAATATAAATTTAAGAACGCCAAATAGGGTTTTTGCTATCTTAAACAAGTTCAAAGCTCAGACTTTTGATGAACTATTTGATGGAGTGTACAGCTACTCTTGGCACGAAATACTCCCAAAAGATGCAAAGATTTTGGTAACTGGCAGGACAGAAAAGTCCAAGCTGTTTAGTATAAGAGCCTGCCAAGCCATAACTAAAAAAGCAATAGTTGAAAAGCTGAAATCAAAATACAATGTAAACTTGCTTGAGGAGACTGGACAGCTTTTCAAGATAGAAATTGCAATGATAAATGATTGGGCTTATCTGCTTTTTGACACAACAGGTGATTCTCTTCACAAAAGAGGTTATCGAAAACTTATTTCTAAAGCACCTTTGAAAGAGAACATTGCAGCAACCTTAGTCATGCTTGCCAAATGGCAAGACACTGAAGAAGTATTTTGGGACCCATTTTGTGGTTCGGGCACTATAGCAATTGAAGCAGCAATGATTGCCAGAAACATAGCTCCCGGCATTAACAGAACTTTTCTGGCTGAAAGAAATGGGTTTATTTCACAACAGGAATGGAAAAGAACAAGGCTTGAGGCAATTGAGAGAATTGATTACCAAAAAAAGTTTGAGATACTATCTTCCGATATTGACGAAAGTATGGTATACATTGCAAAAACAAATGCAAAGGAGATTGGTGTGGATAAAGATATAAGATTTTTCAGAGCAGATGCAAGAAAAATAAAAAAATCATCAGAAAAAGGAATAATTATAACAAACCCACCTTATGGAGAGAGAATTGATGATATAGATATATTTGAGCTTTACAGGGATTTTGGCAGATGTCTTAAAACATTTGATAACTGGCGATTTTTTGTGTTATCGGCATATAGTAAAATTGAAAAAGCATTTGGTAAAAAAGCAGACAAAAACAGAAAAATTTACAATGGAAAGATAAAAACTTATTTTTATTTCTATTTTACATTATGA
- a CDS encoding YerC/YecD family TrpR-related protein yields MNEKLKNEMTDHLFEAILELRTIEECYNFFEDLCTVREIQELSQRFEVAKLLFDGAKYSDITRKTGASPATISRVNKCLNYGADGYKTVLLRLKQKARLDDEK; encoded by the coding sequence ATGAATGAAAAACTCAAAAATGAGATGACAGATCATCTTTTTGAAGCGATACTTGAACTGAGAACAATAGAGGAATGTTATAATTTTTTTGAAGATTTGTGTACTGTAAGAGAAATTCAAGAACTTTCTCAAAGGTTTGAAGTTGCAAAGCTTTTATTTGATGGTGCAAAATACAGTGACATTACAAGAAAAACAGGGGCATCTCCTGCTACAATTAGCAGAGTTAACAAGTGTCTTAACTACGGAGCTGACGGTTATAAAACTGTCCTTTTAAGACTTAAACAAAAGGCAAGATTGGATGATGAAAAGTGA
- the ytxC gene encoding putative sporulation protein YtxC encodes MQILSLGVADDPVFVYERLKRQITSNEIIKGLSIEPSQCGSVTFYGIFLSDDEIKKNFDLNAYDRVKYFVADAIANVIIEYTKEKFLFKLIKEEYYFLDEIETKKIFQESQKRLNELTSAQSFSKVKFEIIKKVLDFLDSNFEFNFEGFLTFRLKDYIKTIQDIVEDVTNKYLLEREYFQFINLLRYFTDIQESKIEHVDVIPTAKMYLLLDREGNEIKDEFYELISKNFKLNLSKEDILLSRLISLSPQDIVFHKHQCTTVPEDILEILSLVFDKKIKFCTSCNIKYAESFSSKSEE; translated from the coding sequence ATGCAAATATTGAGTTTGGGAGTGGCAGACGATCCTGTTTTTGTATATGAGAGATTGAAAAGGCAAATTACCAGCAATGAAATTATAAAAGGGCTTTCCATTGAGCCCAGCCAATGTGGTAGCGTCACATTTTATGGTATTTTTTTGAGCGACGATGAAATAAAGAAAAATTTTGATTTGAATGCGTATGACAGAGTAAAATACTTTGTTGCTGATGCAATAGCAAATGTAATAATTGAGTACACTAAAGAAAAATTTCTTTTTAAACTTATAAAAGAGGAGTATTATTTTTTAGATGAAATAGAAACAAAAAAGATATTTCAAGAAAGTCAGAAAAGGTTAAATGAACTAACAAGTGCTCAGAGCTTTTCAAAGGTTAAGTTTGAAATAATAAAAAAAGTGCTTGATTTTTTAGATTCTAACTTTGAATTTAATTTTGAGGGTTTTTTGACCTTCAGATTAAAAGATTATATAAAAACAATTCAAGATATTGTGGAAGATGTTACAAATAAATATCTTCTAGAAAGAGAGTACTTTCAGTTTATAAACCTACTGAGATATTTTACAGACATTCAAGAATCGAAGATAGAACATGTAGATGTTATTCCGACTGCTAAGATGTATTTGCTCCTTGACAGAGAAGGAAATGAGATAAAGGACGAATTTTATGAGCTTATATCAAAAAATTTTAAGTTAAATCTTTCTAAAGAAGATATACTTTTAAGCAGACTAATTTCGCTCTCTCCTCAAGATATTGTTTTTCACAAGCACCAGTGTACAACTGTTCCAGAGGATATACTTGAAATTCTTTCTCTTGTATTTGACAAAAAGATTAAATTTTGTACTTCTTGTAACATAAAATATGCAGAAAGTTTTTCGTCCAAGAGTGAGGAATAG
- a CDS encoding DUF6873 family GME fold protein, with product MKYIKLPYIPENMVTHVLLDKRVYDRFLYALEDLGIKIVICESCDDLYLAISSHPDIFYFHYEDNLIFAAPNSPRKTTEELKKLGFNIIFGERAVLGKYPEDVKYNIAKVGTKVFHNFKFTDRIIAERIEKDSLQRIHVKQGYTKCSILIVNSNAIITSDKGIYKKAIENGMDSLLISPGFIKLEGLSYGFIGGCGGLIGKNLMAFNGDISIHPDYLNIKNFLKKHDIEILNIAGLQLADIGSVIPLCQE from the coding sequence TTGAAGTACATAAAATTACCGTATATACCAGAAAATATGGTTACACATGTTTTGCTTGACAAAAGGGTGTATGATAGATTTCTCTATGCATTGGAAGATTTGGGTATAAAAATAGTGATATGTGAAAGTTGCGATGACCTTTATCTTGCTATATCTTCTCACCCTGATATATTTTATTTTCACTATGAAGACAACTTAATCTTTGCCGCTCCCAACTCGCCAAGAAAAACAACAGAGGAACTGAAAAAACTTGGATTTAATATAATATTTGGAGAAAGAGCTGTTCTGGGAAAATATCCTGAGGATGTAAAGTATAATATCGCAAAAGTTGGGACAAAAGTCTTTCACAATTTTAAATTTACTGATAGAATAATAGCAGAAAGAATAGAGAAAGACAGTCTTCAAAGGATTCATGTAAAACAGGGGTATACTAAATGTTCAATCTTGATTGTAAATTCAAATGCAATTATTACCTCTGATAAAGGAATTTATAAAAAAGCAATTGAAAATGGAATGGATAGCTTGCTCATATCGCCAGGCTTTATTAAATTAGAAGGGCTCAGCTATGGATTTATTGGCGGCTGTGGCGGATTAATTGGCAAAAATCTTATGGCTTTTAATGGTGATATTTCAATACATCCGGATTATTTGAATATAAAAAATTTTCTTAAAAAACATGATATTGAGATCTTGAATATTGCGGGTTTGCAACTTGCAGATATAGGTTCTGTCATTCCATTGTGTCAGGAGTAG
- a CDS encoding ECF transporter S component encodes MKNNVKFWVFSGVIIALVFVLTFTVKIPLPTGYFNVGDVIIMLSSILFGKSIGFMSGSFGSALADIASGYTIYAPFTFVIKGLEGFICGLIFEKLERKKKWASFIISTMLSGIFMALGYFLSEACVLKYLSSALNINRDLQFGLKVALANLPFNLLQGTLSAIISIILAVPLYNNKFIGKMKI; translated from the coding sequence ATGAAAAACAATGTTAAGTTTTGGGTATTTTCCGGGGTAATTATTGCTCTTGTTTTTGTTCTTACCTTTACGGTAAAGATACCACTTCCAACAGGTTATTTTAATGTAGGTGATGTTATTATAATGCTTTCTTCTATTTTGTTCGGCAAAAGCATAGGGTTTATGAGCGGAAGTTTTGGTTCTGCCCTTGCGGATATTGCTTCTGGTTATACCATTTATGCTCCTTTTACTTTTGTCATCAAAGGACTTGAAGGTTTTATCTGCGGTCTGATTTTCGAAAAATTAGAAAGAAAGAAGAAGTGGGCATCTTTTATTATTTCGACAATGCTCAGTGGCATTTTTATGGCGTTGGGATATTTTTTGTCTGAAGCTTGTGTGTTAAAATATCTATCATCAGCATTAAATATTAATAGAGACTTGCAATTTGGACTTAAAGTTGCTCTTGCAAATTTGCCTTTTAATTTGTTGCAGGGAACTCTGTCGGCGATAATTTCCATAATATTAGCTGTGCCTCTTTATAATAATAAATTTATCGGGAAGATGAAGATTTGA